In Dethiosulfovibrio faecalis, a genomic segment contains:
- the citD gene encoding citrate lyase acyl carrier protein, protein MKILRMAVAGSMESNDAMVTVEPSNELSVEIESVVKAQFGDAIERSVMEVLKNLSVDSCTLSVKDRGALDCTLRARVETALLRGCEGVR, encoded by the coding sequence GTGAAGATCCTGAGGATGGCCGTCGCCGGTTCAATGGAATCCAACGACGCAATGGTGACGGTAGAGCCCTCGAACGAGCTTTCAGTCGAGATAGAGAGCGTGGTAAAGGCTCAGTTCGGGGACGCTATAGAAAGATCGGTCATGGAGGTTTTGAAGAATCTTTCCGTGGATAGCTGTACCCTGTCAGTAAAGGACAGAGGGGCTCTAGACTGTACATTAAGGGCTCGGGTGGAAACAGCACTGTTGCGTGGCTGCGAGGGTGTCAGATGA
- a CDS encoding HpcH/HpaI aldolase/citrate lyase family protein: protein MKRRRSLLFVPGNNPGMVANAGVFGADGVIFDLEDAVAQDQKDGARILVRNALAVLPMKGCERIVRINSMDRPIWLEDLEAVVAGGADSIMLPKAQSRAEMEELDRALSDAEKRVGREEGALDVIALVETPTGVENSGDIATARRVSGMLLGAEDLTAALGVPRTVDGEEISYARGRMVMAAKAAGIDAIDTPFTDTDDMEGLVKDVLFARSIGFDGKALISPRHVEAVNRAFTPTDGEMEWARAVVRALEEGERAGKGAVSVGGKMVDAPVAARARKTLAMRGEA, encoded by the coding sequence ATGAAAAGAAGACGGAGCCTACTGTTCGTGCCTGGCAACAATCCGGGAATGGTAGCCAACGCCGGGGTCTTCGGGGCCGACGGAGTAATCTTCGATCTTGAGGACGCCGTCGCCCAGGATCAGAAGGACGGTGCTAGGATACTCGTCAGAAACGCTCTTGCGGTGCTTCCCATGAAGGGGTGCGAGAGGATCGTCAGGATAAACTCCATGGACCGTCCCATATGGTTGGAGGATCTGGAGGCGGTGGTAGCCGGAGGAGCGGACTCGATCATGCTTCCCAAGGCCCAGAGTCGCGCCGAGATGGAGGAGCTCGATCGAGCTCTCTCCGACGCGGAGAAAAGGGTCGGCAGGGAGGAAGGGGCCCTGGACGTTATCGCGTTGGTTGAGACTCCCACAGGGGTTGAGAACTCGGGAGATATAGCGACGGCTCGTAGGGTGTCGGGGATGTTGCTGGGTGCGGAGGACCTCACCGCGGCCCTAGGCGTTCCCAGAACCGTTGACGGAGAGGAGATCTCCTACGCCAGGGGACGTATGGTGATGGCTGCCAAGGCTGCGGGGATCGACGCCATCGATACACCCTTCACCGATACCGACGATATGGAAGGGTTGGTGAAGGACGTTCTTTTCGCTCGGTCCATCGGATTCGACGGCAAGGCTTTGATATCTCCCAGACACGTGGAGGCGGTAAACCGGGCCTTCACCCCCACCGACGGGGAAATGGAGTGGGCCAGGGCGGTCGTTCGGGCTCTTGAGGAGGGAGAGAGGGCAGGAAAGGGAGCCGTCTCGGTCGGAGGCAAGATGGTGGACGCCCCTGTGGCGGCAAGGGCTAGAAAGACCTTGGCCATGAGAGGGGAGGCGTAG
- the glsA gene encoding glutaminase A has protein sequence MKDILEEISRRSRLKATEGTVASYIPELAKADPEAFGLAVTECDGSQYLSGNWDYTFTLQSISKIVTLALALEERGPERVFSSVGSSPTADPFNSIMRLEMDAPHRPNNPLINSGAIVVVSLLPEEGRERKVDAIMDLCRKLMANDSIDIDDRVYRSEKNTSDRNRSLAYFLRSVGSLNGDVEDILDVYFRQCSIKTCAKDLSIMGATFACDGLNPISGKQIISPATARTVRAIMTTCGMYDGSGEFAVKVGIPAKSGVGGGILGTVPGRMGIGVVSPPLDEKGNSVAGLAAMKEISEKLRCRVL, from the coding sequence ATGAAGGATATCCTCGAAGAGATCTCCAGAAGGAGTCGGCTCAAGGCGACGGAGGGGACGGTTGCATCCTATATACCGGAGCTGGCGAAGGCCGATCCGGAGGCTTTCGGCCTGGCCGTGACGGAATGCGACGGAAGCCAGTATCTGTCGGGAAACTGGGACTACACCTTTACCCTACAGTCCATATCCAAGATAGTAACTCTGGCCCTGGCATTGGAGGAACGAGGACCGGAGAGGGTCTTCTCCTCCGTCGGGAGCAGTCCCACTGCGGACCCCTTCAATTCCATAATGAGACTGGAGATGGACGCTCCCCACAGACCGAACAACCCTCTGATAAACTCCGGCGCCATAGTGGTGGTGTCCCTTCTTCCCGAGGAAGGCAGAGAGAGAAAGGTCGACGCCATCATGGATCTCTGTCGAAAATTGATGGCCAACGACTCGATAGACATCGACGACAGGGTCTACCGATCGGAGAAGAACACCAGCGACAGAAACAGATCGCTCGCCTATTTTCTGAGAAGCGTAGGCAGCTTGAACGGAGATGTCGAGGATATCCTGGACGTGTATTTCAGACAGTGCAGCATAAAGACCTGCGCCAAAGATCTATCTATCATGGGAGCGACCTTCGCATGCGACGGTCTAAACCCCATATCGGGAAAGCAGATAATCTCTCCCGCCACGGCCAGAACGGTTAGGGCAATAATGACGACCTGCGGAATGTACGACGGCTCGGGAGAGTTCGCCGTGAAGGTGGGCATCCCCGCCAAAAGCGGCGTAGGAGGAGGAATCCTAGGCACGGTTCCCGGGAGGATGGGCATCGGCGTGGTGAGCCCCCCTCTGGACGAGAAGGGAAACTCCGTAGCCGGCCTCGCTGCGATGAAGGAGATATCGGAAAAACTAAGATGTCGGGTGCTATGA
- the citF gene encoding citrate lyase subunit alpha, whose amino-acid sequence MRDKMIGSLKEALKVMGLADGMTLSFHHHLRNGDAVLNGTLDAAFSLGVSGLTVAASSIFPVHAPLVEHIRKGTVSRLEVNYMSGPVADFVSRGGIAEPVIFRTHGGRPRSIESGELPIDIAVVAAPSADGRGNLTGTKGPSACGSLGYAMADARCAKRVLAVTDNPVDRVAPASIDQSLVDAVVTVDSIGDPAGIVSGTTRMPRDPVALVMARYAAMAIKASGLLADGVSFQTGAGGASLAAASYLRDMMRDLGVVGSFGMGGITSHMVRFLREGLVKRLYDVQCFDLEAVKSIAEDERHVEVSASLYASPGTKGPLVDDLDVVILGATEIDLDFNVNVHTDSSGRIIGGSGGHSDTAAGAKLAVVVAPLVRSRLPIVVDRVTTVSTPGDTVDLLVTERGIAVNPRRPELREALDRAGLPVMSIRELREIALSITGVPRSSRPKGRTVGIVEYRDGSLIDRISEVS is encoded by the coding sequence TTGAGAGATAAGATGATCGGGAGCCTGAAAGAGGCCCTTAAGGTTATGGGATTGGCCGACGGCATGACACTGTCCTTTCATCATCATCTCAGAAACGGCGATGCGGTGCTGAACGGGACGTTGGATGCGGCTTTCTCGCTGGGAGTATCGGGATTGACCGTCGCGGCCAGCTCTATCTTTCCGGTACACGCGCCGTTGGTGGAACATATCCGCAAGGGGACGGTGTCCCGTCTCGAGGTCAACTACATGAGCGGTCCCGTGGCCGATTTCGTCTCTCGAGGGGGCATCGCAGAGCCGGTGATCTTCAGGACCCATGGAGGAAGACCCAGGTCGATAGAGTCGGGCGAGTTGCCGATAGATATAGCCGTTGTGGCTGCTCCTTCCGCCGACGGAAGAGGAAACCTCACCGGGACGAAGGGGCCTTCCGCCTGCGGCTCTCTCGGTTACGCCATGGCCGACGCTCGCTGCGCCAAGAGGGTCTTGGCCGTAACGGACAATCCGGTGGACCGTGTGGCTCCGGCGTCGATAGATCAGAGCCTCGTCGATGCGGTGGTGACGGTGGACTCCATCGGCGATCCCGCCGGGATAGTCTCTGGTACCACCAGGATGCCCAGAGATCCAGTCGCGTTGGTGATGGCCAGATATGCCGCCATGGCGATAAAGGCGTCGGGGCTGTTGGCCGACGGCGTTTCCTTTCAGACCGGAGCTGGAGGTGCTTCCTTGGCTGCCGCCTCCTATCTGAGGGATATGATGAGGGACCTAGGAGTCGTCGGGAGCTTTGGAATGGGAGGAATAACATCCCATATGGTGAGGTTCCTTCGGGAAGGTCTGGTCAAACGGCTTTACGACGTCCAGTGCTTCGACCTGGAGGCGGTAAAGTCGATAGCCGAGGACGAGAGACACGTGGAGGTTTCCGCCTCTCTATACGCCAGCCCCGGGACCAAGGGACCTCTGGTGGACGATCTGGACGTGGTGATACTGGGGGCGACCGAGATAGACCTGGATTTCAACGTAAACGTCCATACCGACTCTTCCGGACGGATAATCGGAGGGTCCGGAGGACACAGCGATACCGCCGCCGGAGCGAAGTTGGCGGTGGTCGTGGCCCCTTTGGTGAGGTCAAGATTGCCGATAGTCGTCGACAGGGTTACCACTGTGAGCACTCCCGGTGATACGGTGGACCTTCTGGTAACGGAGAGAGGTATTGCTGTGAACCCGAGGCGGCCGGAACTGAGGGAAGCTCTCGACCGAGCGGGGCTTCCGGTCATGTCGATTCGGGAGCTCAGGGAGATCGCCCTCTCCATAACCGGTGTTCCCCGATCCTCTAGGCCTAAGGGACGAACGGTGGGAATAGTGGAGTATCGTGACGGCAGTTTAATCGACCGGATATCGGAGGTGTCCTGA
- the citX gene encoding citrate lyase holo-[acyl-carrier protein] synthase, whose translation MGNESMDLILAAREARWNLRKKLSRTYGKPVLSLSMTVPGPDKSAPGVFWALKVISDEVEKTLGSVLSRRSDLDGADGPSVHWVVDLSGKELKKRALAIEESHGLGRIVDLDVLDENGAPLGRSELGFPPRRCLICDRPAKECSYCRRHGLSELLEEIEGILEKSGWRE comes from the coding sequence TTGGGTAACGAATCCATGGATCTTATACTGGCGGCCAGGGAGGCCCGGTGGAACCTGAGAAAAAAGCTGTCCCGAACTTATGGGAAGCCGGTGTTGTCTCTCTCCATGACGGTTCCCGGTCCGGATAAAAGCGCTCCAGGGGTCTTTTGGGCTCTTAAAGTCATCTCCGATGAGGTAGAGAAGACCTTGGGTTCCGTTCTATCTCGGCGAAGCGACCTGGACGGTGCCGACGGGCCTTCCGTCCACTGGGTGGTCGATCTTTCCGGCAAGGAACTTAAAAAAAGGGCTCTGGCGATCGAAGAGAGCCACGGTTTGGGCAGGATCGTAGATCTGGACGTTCTGGACGAGAACGGAGCTCCCCTGGGGAGGAGCGAGCTTGGCTTCCCTCCCAGAAGGTGTCTCATATGCGATCGTCCGGCCAAGGAGTGCTCCTATTGTAGGAGACACGGCCTATCGGAGCTGTTGGAAGAGATCGAAGGGATCCTGGAAAAGTCGGGATGGAGAGAGTGA